A stretch of the Vicinamibacterales bacterium genome encodes the following:
- the cyoE gene encoding heme o synthase translates to MRTEAAAIPAAADRSRDYTALAKPRLNMLVVASTMAGYAMGDGEPLGALRVAGLVIGTFCVAGGASAFNQVLERDTDALMRRTRSRPLPAQRLHPTDGLVFATAISLAGLLLTIGSSNLLAGAASLTTLLIYVAVYTPLKRTTSFSTVIGAIPGALPPIIGWAAVAGELPIKAWTLFGIMFLWQLPHFLAIAWMCRDDYTRAGFPMLPVIEPDGHSTGRQSVVYSAALIPLSLAPRLMHMTGDGYFAGALALGLLFLWLAVRFARSRADADARRLFFGSILYLPALWILMIADKL, encoded by the coding sequence GTGAGGACGGAGGCGGCGGCGATCCCGGCAGCGGCGGACCGCTCCCGTGATTACACCGCGCTCGCCAAGCCGCGGCTCAACATGCTGGTCGTCGCGTCGACGATGGCGGGCTACGCGATGGGCGACGGCGAGCCGCTGGGAGCGCTCCGGGTCGCCGGCCTGGTGATCGGCACGTTCTGCGTCGCCGGCGGCGCCTCGGCCTTCAACCAGGTGCTCGAGCGCGACACCGACGCGCTGATGCGGCGGACACGGTCGCGGCCGCTGCCCGCACAGCGGCTACACCCGACCGACGGGCTGGTCTTCGCCACCGCGATCAGTCTCGCCGGGCTGCTGCTCACGATCGGCTCGTCGAACCTCCTGGCCGGCGCCGCCTCGCTGACGACGCTGCTGATCTACGTCGCCGTCTACACGCCGCTCAAGCGAACCACGTCGTTCAGCACGGTGATCGGCGCGATTCCTGGCGCGCTGCCGCCAATCATCGGCTGGGCGGCCGTCGCGGGCGAACTGCCGATCAAGGCGTGGACGCTCTTCGGCATCATGTTCCTGTGGCAGCTGCCGCATTTCCTGGCGATCGCCTGGATGTGCCGCGACGACTACACGCGGGCGGGCTTCCCGATGCTCCCTGTCATCGAGCCGGACGGACACAGCACCGGACGCCAGTCGGTCGTCTACTCGGCGGCGCTCATCCCGTTGAGCCTCGCGCCGCGGCTGATGCACATGACCGGCGACGGCTATTTCGCCGGCGCGCTGGCGCTCGGCCTGCTCTTCCTCTGGCTGGCGGTCCGCTTCGCGCGAAGCCGCGCCGACGCGGACGCCCGCCGGCTGTTCTTCGGATCGATCCTGTATCTGCCGGCGCTGTGGATCCTGATGATCGCCGACAAGTTGTAA
- a CDS encoding sulfatase-like hydrolase/transferase — MSWTRADLARRGAVLLALTTAACVFGAGRAPLVERRADQNVLLVTIDTLRADAVSGRAKTPNLDALAAHGLRFTFAHAHAVLTRPSHASILTGLYPYEHGVRDHSGYRIRPGTTTLATLLKAQGFATAAFVGGAPLTRAFGLDTGFDEYDDRFARGNAADFSLAERPAGAVVASATQWIAAQKGRWFAWVHVFDPHAPYRPPAPFDKEYAAQPYYGEVAYVDSALQPLFDLAGRDIRPTVVVVTGDHGEGLGEHGELTHGTFAYEPTLHVPLIVAQLPSRGAGVVSDAPVRHVDILPTLLDAVGVAAPGSLHGRSLLPGAAAVADADITSYFEAMSDMLNRGWAPLSGVVAGREKYIDLPQPELYELSSDPAETSNLVERRTDRRRALEIRLQDFHAAPPGERAAEAPEVAATLRSLGYTSGSAPAKARYTEEDDPKRLVQLDQWIQQGVDAWQQNRRDEALALYRRVIAARPSMTLGYKNLALLQWQQGDARAAIATLEQGLQAGAADPAMTTQLGTYLAEAGTAADAIALLEPLTSGTTADPDALNALGIAYARSGRRDAAAAVFQRVLAIAPSNAQALENLGTLALEHDDLAAAERMLRQAIAADPRSARPHNGLGVIAMKTGRPDDAFAEWKQAVALAPSDYDALFNLAMELDAAGRRAEARPYLERFAAEAPPAQYAVDIARVRKALAR; from the coding sequence GTGTCGTGGACGCGCGCTGACCTCGCACGGCGAGGCGCCGTCCTCCTTGCGCTGACCACCGCGGCCTGCGTGTTCGGCGCCGGCCGCGCGCCGCTCGTCGAGCGCCGCGCGGATCAGAACGTCCTGCTGGTCACCATCGACACGCTGCGCGCCGACGCCGTGTCGGGGCGGGCAAAGACGCCGAACCTCGACGCGCTCGCCGCGCACGGCCTCCGCTTCACGTTTGCGCACGCGCACGCCGTACTGACACGTCCCTCGCACGCAAGCATCCTCACCGGGCTGTATCCCTACGAGCACGGCGTCCGCGATCACAGCGGCTATCGCATCCGCCCGGGCACGACGACGCTGGCCACGCTGCTGAAGGCGCAGGGATTCGCCACGGCGGCATTCGTGGGCGGCGCGCCGCTGACCCGGGCGTTCGGCCTCGACACCGGTTTCGACGAATACGACGACCGTTTTGCGCGCGGCAACGCGGCCGACTTCTCGCTCGCCGAGCGTCCGGCCGGCGCCGTCGTCGCGTCGGCCACGCAGTGGATTGCCGCGCAAAAGGGCCGCTGGTTCGCCTGGGTGCACGTCTTCGATCCGCACGCGCCGTACCGTCCGCCGGCCCCCTTCGACAAGGAATACGCCGCCCAGCCGTACTACGGCGAGGTGGCGTACGTCGACAGCGCGCTGCAGCCGCTGTTCGATCTCGCCGGCCGCGACATCCGGCCGACGGTCGTCGTCGTCACGGGCGATCACGGCGAAGGACTCGGCGAGCATGGCGAGCTGACCCATGGCACGTTTGCCTACGAGCCGACGCTGCACGTGCCGCTGATCGTCGCGCAGCTGCCGAGCCGCGGCGCCGGCGTCGTCTCGGATGCGCCGGTCCGACATGTCGACATCCTGCCGACGCTGCTCGACGCGGTCGGCGTCGCAGCGCCCGGATCGTTGCACGGACGTTCGCTGCTGCCCGGCGCGGCGGCGGTAGCCGATGCCGACATCACGTCCTATTTCGAGGCGATGTCCGACATGCTCAACCGCGGATGGGCGCCGCTGTCGGGGGTGGTCGCCGGCCGTGAGAAATACATCGATTTGCCGCAGCCCGAGCTCTACGAGCTCTCGTCGGATCCTGCCGAGACGTCGAATCTCGTCGAACGGCGAACCGATCGCCGGCGGGCGCTCGAGATCCGGCTGCAGGACTTTCACGCGGCGCCGCCGGGCGAACGCGCCGCCGAGGCGCCGGAGGTGGCGGCCACCCTCCGCTCGCTCGGCTACACGTCCGGCAGCGCACCCGCCAAGGCGCGCTACACCGAGGAGGACGACCCGAAGCGCCTCGTGCAGCTGGATCAGTGGATCCAACAGGGCGTCGATGCCTGGCAGCAGAACCGCCGCGACGAAGCGCTCGCGCTCTATCGCCGGGTGATCGCGGCGCGGCCTTCGATGACGCTCGGCTACAAGAACCTCGCGCTGCTGCAGTGGCAGCAAGGCGACGCCCGCGCCGCAATCGCGACGCTCGAACAGGGTCTGCAGGCCGGCGCCGCCGATCCCGCCATGACGACGCAGCTGGGGACGTATCTGGCGGAGGCGGGCACAGCCGCCGATGCGATCGCGCTACTCGAGCCGCTGACGTCGGGAACGACCGCTGACCCCGACGCGCTGAACGCACTCGGGATCGCCTATGCGCGCAGCGGCCGCCGGGATGCAGCCGCCGCCGTCTTTCAGCGTGTGCTGGCGATTGCCCCGTCGAATGCGCAGGCGCTCGAGAACCTCGGCACGCTGGCGCTCGAGCACGACGACCTGGCGGCGGCCGAGCGGATGCTGCGCCAGGCCATCGCCGCCGATCCGCGCTCGGCGCGGCCGCACAACGGCCTCGGCGTGATCGCGATGAAGACCGGTCGCCCGGATGACGCGTTCGCCGAGTGGAAGCAGGCGGTCGCGCTGGCGCCGTCCGACTACGATGCGCTGTTCAACCTGGCGATGGAACTCGACGCCGCGGGGCGCCGGGCGGAAGCACGCCCGTATCTCGAGCGCTTCGCGGCCGAGGCCCCGCCGGCCCAGTACGCCGTCGACATCGCCCGAGTCAGGAAGGCGCTGGCCCGGTGA
- a CDS encoding DUF420 domain-containing protein, producing MTLSDLPALDATLNATAAVLLSIGWWRIRRGRVQQHRAFMLAAFCTSAAFLVSYLIYHAHVGSVRFAKHGIVRAVYFTVLLTHTVLATVIVPLVLISLVRGLKRQDARHRAIARWTMPLWLYVSITGVIVYVMLYQL from the coding sequence GTGACCCTCTCCGATCTGCCTGCGCTGGACGCGACGCTCAATGCCACCGCCGCGGTGCTGCTCTCGATCGGCTGGTGGCGGATTCGGCGCGGGCGCGTGCAGCAGCACCGGGCGTTCATGCTGGCGGCCTTCTGCACCTCGGCGGCGTTCCTGGTCTCCTACCTCATCTACCACGCGCACGTCGGCTCAGTTCGGTTCGCAAAACACGGAATCGTCAGAGCCGTCTACTTCACGGTCCTGTTGACGCACACGGTGCTGGCCACCGTGATCGTGCCACTGGTGCTCATATCGCTCGTGCGCGGGCTGAAGCGACAGGACGCGCGGCACCGGGCGATCGCACGCTGGACAATGCCGCTGTGGTTGTACGTGTCGATCACCGGCGTGATCGTCTACGTGATGCTGTATCAACTTTAG
- a CDS encoding carboxypeptidase regulatory-like domain-containing protein — MSSIYRVLAPLALTAAIAACGGSDASKSAEPASPKAAPDARRVDPATAATISGKVVLEGSVPENPTIKMSSDPACGSSELRGESYVVDNGGLKNVFVYIKDGLGNKYIFDTPTDPVKIDQKGCHYVPHVVGLRTTQPLEIVNSDNTLHNVHGMPKANVEFNQGQPVQGMKNDFTFKAPEVLIPLKCDVHAWMNAYVGVVDHPYFAVTGDGGRFELRGVPPGTYSVEAVHEKLGRVSLPVTVGEKDSKELTFTLKAQ; from the coding sequence ATGTCCAGCATTTATAGAGTCTTAGCGCCCCTGGCGTTGACCGCCGCGATCGCGGCGTGCGGCGGATCCGACGCGAGCAAGTCGGCGGAGCCCGCCTCCCCGAAGGCCGCTCCCGACGCCCGCCGCGTCGATCCGGCCACCGCAGCCACGATCAGCGGCAAGGTTGTGCTCGAAGGATCGGTGCCGGAGAACCCGACGATCAAGATGTCGTCGGACCCGGCGTGCGGCAGCAGCGAGCTGCGCGGCGAGTCGTACGTCGTCGACAACGGCGGCCTGAAGAACGTGTTCGTCTACATCAAGGACGGGCTCGGCAACAAATACATCTTCGACACGCCGACCGACCCGGTGAAGATCGATCAGAAGGGCTGCCACTACGTACCGCACGTGGTCGGGCTCCGGACGACGCAGCCGCTCGAGATTGTCAACAGCGACAACACCCTGCACAACGTGCACGGCATGCCGAAGGCGAACGTCGAATTCAACCAGGGCCAGCCGGTGCAGGGCATGAAGAACGATTTCACGTTCAAGGCGCCGGAAGTGCTGATTCCCCTCAAGTGCGACGTCCACGCGTGGATGAACGCGTATGTCGGCGTCGTCGATCATCCGTATTTCGCCGTCACCGGCGACGGCGGCAGGTTCGAGCTGCGCGGCGTGCCGCCCGGCACCTACAGTGTCGAGGCGGTGCACGAAAAACTGGGCCGCGTCTCGCTGCCGGTGACAGTCGGCGAAAAGGACTCGAAGGAACTGACCTTTACGTTGAAGGCGCAGTAG
- a CDS encoding COX15/CtaA family protein, with protein MNDRDPHLATGALRVAPRATLWHHRFAKAVAACTVLLITAGGMVTSTDSGLSVPDWPTTYGWNMFTFPLSKWVGGIRYEHTHRLIASTVGFLTIVLAVWTWRVEPRAWVRRLGFAALGAVILQGVLGGITVLLFLPPAVSIGHAGLAQIFFCLTVTLALVTSPGWTYTVDPVDDRMLRRVAAVTTALIYSQILIGATMRHNAAGLAIPDFPLAFGHLIPPVWNAKVALNFAHRVGALVVTTAIVATSSHVLYHHPRRRELAWPALLLLGLVAVQITLGAFVVWSGRNPAINTAHVVNGAAVLGTSLVLTLRSFRAGFERLVQPIRMPQREASGLGALPPRGVQP; from the coding sequence ATGAACGATCGCGACCCACACCTCGCGACCGGCGCCTTGCGCGTCGCACCTCGCGCCACGCTCTGGCATCACCGCTTCGCCAAGGCCGTTGCGGCGTGCACCGTACTGCTCATTACCGCGGGCGGCATGGTGACGAGCACCGACTCCGGGCTCTCGGTGCCCGACTGGCCGACGACCTACGGCTGGAACATGTTCACCTTCCCGCTGAGCAAGTGGGTCGGCGGCATCCGTTACGAGCACACGCACCGGCTGATCGCGAGCACGGTCGGCTTCCTGACGATCGTCCTGGCGGTCTGGACCTGGCGGGTCGAACCGCGCGCCTGGGTGCGCCGGCTCGGATTCGCGGCTCTCGGCGCCGTGATCCTGCAGGGCGTGCTGGGCGGCATCACCGTCCTGCTGTTCCTGCCGCCGGCCGTGTCGATCGGGCACGCCGGCCTGGCGCAGATCTTCTTCTGCCTGACGGTGACGCTGGCGCTGGTGACATCGCCCGGCTGGACATACACGGTCGATCCGGTCGACGACAGGATGCTGCGGCGCGTGGCGGCGGTGACCACCGCCTTGATCTACTCGCAGATCCTGATCGGTGCGACGATGCGCCACAATGCCGCCGGCCTCGCGATTCCCGACTTCCCGCTCGCATTCGGTCATCTGATTCCGCCGGTGTGGAACGCCAAAGTGGCGCTCAATTTCGCGCACCGGGTGGGCGCGCTGGTCGTCACGACGGCGATCGTGGCGACGTCGAGCCACGTGCTCTATCACCATCCGCGGCGGCGCGAACTGGCGTGGCCCGCGCTGCTCCTGCTCGGGCTCGTGGCCGTGCAGATCACGCTCGGCGCGTTCGTCGTCTGGAGCGGCAGGAATCCGGCGATCAACACCGCCCACGTGGTCAATGGCGCCGCGGTGCTCGGCACGTCGCTGGTCCTGACGCTGCGTTCGTTCCGCGCCGGCTTCGAACGCCTGGTCCAGCCGATTCGCATGCCGCAGCGGGAGGCGTCCGGGCTCGGCGCGCTGCCGCCTCGCGGGGTACAGCCGTGA
- a CDS encoding GGDEF domain-containing protein gives MGAPSALTAESAVLNPHVVAGSAALVVALLSLLVYLFRRRLFILWWVGAWTLLAVSMLSVAHAYSNEKIGAMIYGGSQLLGVLSSLAFVVAADAYRQRPRLKRSYGLVLLPIAIYFVFLPVALGPRIVFAVGHLLIAGGMATAAVAHLLLLRYSRLLGATVIGLALLAIAGLNIWMGATIGSPEGNGTLTAVLIGMSLVFLVGGVGQQLMAFEDMTYELRQTNRRLETAQSELRQMVVTDPLTGTRNRRFFEEIIPRELQRHRRDRTPLSLVFIDVDRFKAINDSLGHEAGDRVLRDVAVFLLRNIREADYVFRWGGDEFLVLISCSEQEALRRAAALQADFTASPQLPNLPQGVGLSIGCVEVPPDTDDIMALVQAADERMYADKKRHKAKRRRHH, from the coding sequence GTGGGCGCGCCTTCCGCTCTAACGGCCGAGTCCGCCGTACTCAATCCACACGTCGTCGCCGGGTCGGCGGCGCTCGTCGTGGCGCTGCTGTCGCTGCTGGTCTATCTATTCCGGCGGCGGCTGTTCATCCTCTGGTGGGTGGGCGCGTGGACGCTGCTCGCCGTGTCGATGCTGAGCGTCGCGCACGCCTACAGTAACGAGAAGATCGGCGCGATGATCTACGGCGGATCGCAGCTGCTTGGCGTGCTGAGCTCGCTGGCCTTCGTGGTGGCGGCCGACGCCTACCGGCAGCGGCCACGACTGAAGCGCAGCTACGGCCTGGTGCTGCTGCCGATCGCCATTTACTTCGTGTTTCTTCCCGTCGCGCTCGGGCCGCGCATCGTCTTCGCGGTCGGGCATCTGCTCATCGCCGGCGGCATGGCGACCGCCGCGGTCGCTCATCTTCTCCTGCTTCGCTACTCGCGGCTGCTCGGCGCCACCGTGATCGGCCTGGCGCTGCTGGCGATTGCCGGCCTCAACATCTGGATGGGCGCGACCATCGGTTCGCCGGAAGGCAACGGCACGCTGACCGCGGTGCTGATCGGCATGTCGCTGGTGTTCCTCGTCGGCGGCGTCGGCCAGCAGTTGATGGCGTTCGAGGACATGACCTACGAGCTGCGCCAGACGAACCGGCGCCTGGAAACGGCGCAGAGCGAGCTGCGTCAAATGGTCGTCACCGACCCGCTGACCGGCACGAGGAACCGCCGCTTCTTCGAGGAGATCATCCCGCGCGAGCTGCAGCGGCACCGGCGCGACCGCACCCCGCTGTCCCTGGTGTTCATCGACGTCGATCGGTTCAAGGCGATCAACGACTCGCTCGGGCACGAGGCGGGCGATCGCGTGCTTCGCGACGTCGCGGTGTTCCTGCTGCGCAACATCCGCGAAGCCGACTACGTCTTCCGCTGGGGCGGCGACGAGTTCCTCGTGCTGATCTCGTGCAGCGAGCAGGAAGCGCTACGCCGCGCCGCGGCGTTGCAGGCGGACTTCACCGCCTCACCGCAGCTCCCCAACCTGCCGCAGGGGGTCGGTCTCAGCATCGGCTGCGTCGAGGTACCGCCCGATACCGACGACATCATGGCGCTCGTCCAGGCCGCGGACGAGCGCATGTACGCCGACAAGAAGCGCCACAAGGCGAAGCGCCGGCGCCACCACTAG
- a CDS encoding M23 family metallopeptidase: MRYLLGLLLIVLLVAGGLFAYAGRLPGPAIQIDKPTKYVGQTGTVDVAITAPQARITSIQVAFEQNGKQTPLVSLAQPGTAEIKQEAPDRVRITRAIGRDAIPDLKSGPARIVVTAERPVLFGLRKAKSTATRDVTVRLEKPTIAVLSTKHYVNLGGSEVLVYRATPADVESGVMVGDLKYPGYPASGATVEGVHISDPAVKVAFFALRYDQDLNTPMSAYAQDEAGNTARAEFDHLTFPKPFKRSTIPIDDKFINKAVPWIYENSPEVKSTGDPLQDFLQANGQLRRINAQKIASYAQQSSPEMLWGGIVFHPFTNSAVEAAFADHRTYMYNGKEIDQQTHLGFDLARVVNSPVVAANKGKVLHAGPLGIYGNCVIVDHGMGVQSLYGHLSSISVKVGDSVEKEQEMGKSGMTGMAGGDHLHFTMLVSGQMVNPVEWWDAHWIQDRIIRKLREASGS, translated from the coding sequence ATGCGGTATCTCCTCGGTCTCCTCCTGATCGTTCTCCTCGTGGCTGGCGGCCTCTTCGCCTACGCCGGACGTCTGCCCGGACCCGCCATTCAAATCGACAAGCCGACGAAGTATGTCGGCCAGACCGGTACGGTCGACGTCGCCATCACCGCGCCGCAGGCGCGAATCACCAGCATCCAGGTGGCCTTCGAGCAGAACGGCAAGCAGACCCCGCTCGTCTCCCTGGCGCAGCCGGGGACGGCCGAGATCAAGCAGGAAGCGCCGGATCGCGTCCGCATCACGCGCGCGATCGGCCGCGACGCGATTCCCGATCTGAAGAGCGGCCCGGCGCGCATCGTCGTGACCGCGGAACGCCCGGTCCTCTTCGGGCTGCGCAAGGCGAAATCGACCGCCACCCGCGACGTCACCGTACGACTCGAGAAGCCGACCATCGCCGTGCTTTCGACCAAGCACTACGTCAATCTCGGCGGCTCGGAAGTGCTCGTCTACCGCGCGACGCCGGCCGATGTCGAGTCGGGCGTCATGGTGGGCGACCTCAAGTATCCCGGCTATCCCGCCAGCGGCGCGACCGTCGAGGGGGTCCACATCAGCGACCCGGCCGTGAAAGTCGCGTTCTTCGCGCTGCGTTACGACCAGGACCTGAACACGCCGATGTCAGCCTACGCCCAGGACGAAGCGGGCAACACCGCGCGCGCCGAATTCGATCACCTCACCTTCCCCAAGCCCTTCAAGCGCAGCACGATCCCGATCGACGACAAGTTCATCAACAAGGCCGTGCCGTGGATCTACGAGAACTCGCCCGAGGTCAAGTCGACCGGCGATCCCCTGCAGGACTTCCTGCAGGCGAACGGCCAGCTGCGGCGAATCAACGCGCAGAAAATTGCCAGCTACGCGCAGCAGTCCTCCCCCGAGATGCTCTGGGGCGGCATCGTCTTCCACCCCTTCACCAACTCCGCTGTGGAAGCGGCCTTCGCCGATCACCGCACCTACATGTACAACGGCAAGGAAATCGACCAGCAGACGCATCTCGGTTTCGACCTGGCGCGAGTCGTCAACTCGCCGGTGGTGGCGGCGAACAAGGGGAAAGTGCTGCACGCGGGTCCGCTCGGCATCTACGGTAACTGCGTGATCGTCGATCACGGCATGGGGGTGCAGTCGCTCTACGGCCACCTGTCGTCGATCTCCGTCAAGGTGGGCGACTCCGTCGAGAAAGAGCAGGAGATGGGCAAGAGCGGCATGACCGGCATGGCGGGAGGCGATCACCTGCACTTCACGATGCTCGTCAGCGGCCAGATGGTGAACCCAGTCGAGTGGTGGGACGCCCACTGGATTCAGGATCGCATCATCCGTAAGCTGCGCGAGGCGTCAGGCAGCTGA
- a CDS encoding exo-beta-N-acetylmuramidase NamZ domain-containing protein gives MRPKPLRLMAFAAFLACTATIAGQDGRRLAAGVDLGRLDAIPAIVEEAIAAKKLPGAVVLIGRGDRVLWQKAIGRRAVEPAAEPMTLDTIFDLASLTKVVATTTSVMKLVEDGRLRLNDRVSDYIAGFERYHKGTITIRHLMTHTSGLRPDLDLDEDWSGYEKAIALAIDEVPTAPPGEHFVYSDINYELLGEIVRRVSGETLDAYAREHVFAPLGMKDTMFLPPPALRPRIAPTEKCTPFGWPCEGPNAAWLRGVVHDPTARRMGGVAGHAGLFSTAADLAVFCRMLLEGGAYAGVRVLSPLTVAKMTSPVGAAPGDPSVRGLGWDIDSAYSSNRGELLPLGSYGHTGFTGTSIWIDPLTREFVIFLSNRVHPDGKGDVTPVRAKIATIAASAIVDVPSDAARMRAMTGRDFGAAGPAPVRARRPPVETGLDVLRGEGFAPLRGKRVGLVTNHTGRGRDGITTIDALFGAKDVKLTRLFSPEHGIRGLLDERVPSATDEKTLLPILSLYGDTRRPTAAMLDGLDALVVDLQDVGARFYTYTTTLAYVLEEAATRKLPVVVLDRPDPVNGWQIEGPALDPDQAGTFTGYFQAMPIRHGMTIGELARLYNGENRIGADLTVVAMKNWSRDDWYDETGLPWIGPSPNMRNLNEAALYPGIGAIETTNISVGRGTDTPFEHVGAPWADGVALAGALNARAIPGVRFYPERFTPVSSVYANQECQGVFIIVTDRAALHPVRVGLEIASALARLYPAQYQLDGALRLFGSRDTLARIKANEEPSSIAASWNAAEAKWRSLRAKYLLY, from the coding sequence GTGAGGCCAAAACCCCTGCGTTTGATGGCATTTGCGGCCTTTCTCGCCTGTACCGCCACGATCGCCGGACAGGACGGCCGCCGCCTCGCCGCCGGCGTCGACCTCGGCCGGCTCGACGCCATTCCGGCGATCGTCGAAGAGGCCATCGCCGCCAAAAAGCTGCCAGGGGCGGTCGTCCTCATCGGGCGAGGCGACCGTGTGCTGTGGCAGAAGGCCATCGGACGCCGCGCCGTCGAACCGGCCGCCGAGCCGATGACGCTCGACACGATCTTCGATCTCGCGTCGCTCACCAAGGTTGTAGCGACGACGACGAGCGTGATGAAGCTGGTGGAGGACGGGCGCCTCCGACTCAACGATCGCGTGTCGGACTACATCGCCGGGTTCGAGCGCTACCACAAGGGGACGATCACGATTCGCCACCTGATGACGCACACCTCGGGGCTGCGTCCGGATCTCGATCTGGACGAGGACTGGAGCGGCTACGAGAAGGCGATCGCGCTCGCCATCGACGAGGTGCCGACCGCGCCGCCCGGCGAGCATTTCGTCTATAGCGACATCAACTACGAGCTGCTCGGCGAGATCGTGCGTCGGGTGAGCGGCGAGACGCTCGATGCCTATGCCCGCGAGCACGTCTTCGCGCCGCTGGGCATGAAGGACACGATGTTCCTGCCGCCGCCGGCCCTTCGTCCGCGGATCGCGCCGACCGAGAAGTGCACGCCGTTTGGCTGGCCCTGCGAAGGCCCGAACGCGGCGTGGCTGCGCGGCGTCGTTCACGATCCCACGGCGCGGCGGATGGGCGGCGTGGCGGGGCACGCCGGACTGTTTTCGACGGCCGCCGATCTCGCGGTCTTCTGCCGCATGCTGCTCGAGGGCGGCGCCTATGCCGGCGTGCGCGTCCTGTCGCCGCTGACGGTGGCGAAGATGACGTCGCCGGTCGGCGCCGCGCCAGGCGACCCGAGCGTGCGCGGACTCGGGTGGGACATCGACTCGGCCTACTCCTCGAACCGCGGCGAGCTGCTGCCGCTCGGCTCGTACGGTCACACCGGCTTCACCGGCACGTCAATCTGGATCGATCCGCTGACGCGCGAGTTCGTGATCTTCCTGTCGAATCGCGTCCATCCAGACGGCAAGGGAGACGTCACGCCAGTGCGGGCGAAGATCGCGACGATTGCCGCTTCGGCGATTGTCGACGTGCCGTCGGACGCGGCGCGGATGCGCGCCATGACCGGCCGGGATTTCGGCGCAGCCGGTCCCGCGCCCGTCCGCGCGAGGCGGCCGCCGGTCGAAACCGGGCTCGACGTGCTTCGCGGCGAGGGCTTCGCGCCGCTGCGCGGCAAGCGCGTCGGCCTCGTGACCAATCACACCGGCCGCGGTCGCGACGGGATCACCACGATCGACGCGTTGTTCGGAGCGAAGGACGTGAAGCTGACCAGGCTATTCAGTCCGGAACACGGCATCCGCGGTCTGCTCGACGAACGCGTTCCGTCGGCCACCGACGAGAAGACGCTGCTGCCGATTCTCTCGCTCTACGGCGACACCCGGCGGCCGACGGCGGCGATGCTCGACGGGCTGGACGCCCTGGTGGTCGACCTGCAGGACGTCGGCGCGCGGTTCTACACCTACACTACGACCCTTGCCTACGTGCTCGAGGAGGCAGCCACGCGCAAGCTGCCGGTCGTCGTGCTCGATCGCCCCGATCCCGTGAACGGCTGGCAGATCGAGGGACCGGCGCTCGACCCGGATCAGGCCGGCACGTTCACCGGCTACTTTCAGGCGATGCCGATCCGCCACGGGATGACCATCGGCGAGCTCGCGCGGCTCTACAACGGCGAGAACAGGATTGGCGCGGATCTCACCGTCGTGGCGATGAAGAACTGGAGCCGCGACGACTGGTACGACGAGACGGGGCTGCCGTGGATCGGGCCATCGCCGAACATGCGCAACCTGAACGAAGCCGCGCTCTATCCTGGCATCGGCGCGATCGAGACGACGAACATCTCTGTGGGCCGCGGCACCGACACACCGTTCGAGCACGTCGGCGCTCCCTGGGCCGACGGTGTCGCGCTGGCCGGGGCGCTGAACGCCCGCGCGATCCCGGGCGTCCGCTTCTATCCGGAGCGCTTCACGCCCGTGTCGAGCGTCTACGCCAACCAGGAGTGCCAGGGCGTGTTCATCATCGTCACGGACCGGGCCGCGCTGCATCCCGTGAGGGTCGGCCTCGAGATCGCGTCGGCGCTGGCGCGCCTCTATCCTGCGCAATATCAGCTCGACGGGGCGCTGCGCCTGTTCGGCTCGCGCGACACGCTGGCGCGCATCAAGGCAAACGAGGAGCCGTCGTCGATCGCCGCGTCGTGGAATGCGGCCGAGGCGAAATGGCGGTCGCTCCGGGCGAAGTACCTGCTGTACTAG